Genomic window (Pseudanabaena sp. FACHB-2040):
AAGATCTCGGGTGCTCAATGGAGTTCGAATAACGTGCAACAGGTGCTACTGCATCGTTGTGCCTACCTTAACGGCAGGTTCTCTGCTTAGTCCTACAAGACTGGGATGCACTCTAGCTGCTCAAGTTTACCCTGCAGCGCTTTAGTTTCTCTTTATAAATTAGCTCTAATTGGGCGACTGGCTGGCTGATACTGTTTACATAGCCTCTTTGCCCAGCTTAGGCTTCTAAACACCACATTTGATTATCCTTTCTGAAATGAGAGTAAGGAGGAGTATCAAATTTCCCTTGAAAAATTTAATATGGCTTTTGCATATTGAACTTTTCTGTCTCCTGGTTCACCATTATATGATTGCAGTGCTTTATCATAAATACTCTCTCTAATAGCAATGGAGGCAGCATCTGTCGATAAGAAAGCTTTTATACTGCTATCTCCTTGTTGTTTTGAATGGTAGCCTAAATAAACTTTTAATATTACGCCTCCTACGGCTGTTTGTATTGATGATGATGATTTTATCCAATCTTTGAACATAGTTGCCCATTGATTTTCTTGTGTTTGTGATTGGAAGTTTTAGATTGATGGATCTAGATTTGGAATTAACTTTTTAACAGCAGCCCTAAAAAAATCAACAGCTGTTCTATCTGCGTCAAGTTTTGACTTGATTGTCATCCCAACTTGGTCCATGAATTCTTTTACAGCAATCAACGTGATCTGTGTAGAACCAACAGCACCAGTTGGACTAACAGCATTCATATTAAAAGTAGATTCTTTCCTGATTAACCCTGTAAATATTCGAGGATCAATAAGCAAAGCATCAGCAACTTCTATTATACGATTGGCTAATGCCTCAGCCGAAAAAGGTTGATCCCAATTAGGGCGATGTTTTTTTATATATGAGGTA
Coding sequences:
- a CDS encoding transglycosylase SLT domain-containing protein: MSDYQAGKDIQAIQSRLDILEKRLNQLESSKIGHFYEYPSSLGDLSTEGYYVSRIYLDIKHDLFTFRPTSEIITSYIKKHRPNWDQPFSAEALANRIIEVADALLIDPRIFTGLIRKESTFNMNAVSPTGAVGSTQITLIAVKEFMDQVGMTIKSKLDADRTAVDFFRAAVKKLIPNLDPSI